The Clostridia bacterium DNA window ATCATTGAATAAACAAGGTAATAGGTAATAAGGAATAGTGAAAAAAGTGCGGTAGGTTTTCGCAGTTGCGAAAACAAAAAAATAAAAATGACGATAACCTATAAACTTTGATTTTGTAGTTTTTATCACATAAACCATAAACATCGCACATGCAATGTTTATTGAATAAAATTATTTTTTATAAAAAGGATATATATTATGTTTAAACTTATTAAAAAGTGTTCCAAAGCCCGTTTGGGAGAGTTTCACACTCCACATGGCGTTATTGAAACTCCTGTGTTTATGAATGTTGGCACTTGTGCTGCAATTAAAGGCGGGGTTTCAACACTCGATTTAAAAAATATGGGCACTCAGGTTCAGCTTTCAAACACTTATCATCTTCATGTAAGACCTGGAGACGAGATTATAAAAAAATTAGGCGGTCTTCATAAATTTATGAACTGGGATAAACCAATTCTTACAGACAGTGGTGGTTTTCAGGTTTTCTCACTTTCCAAGTTAAGAAAGATAACCGAAGAGGGAGTTTACTTTAATTCTCATATAGATGGAAGAAAAATTTTTATGGGGCCTAAAGAAAGTATTAAGATTCAGTCAAATCTTGCATCTACTATTGCTATGGCTTTTGACGAATGTATAGAAAACCCGTCTCCTTATAAATATGTTAAAGACTCAATAGAGAGAACTACCAGATGGCTTGAAATCTGCAGAAAAGAGATGGACAGACTTAACAGTTTGGATGATACTATAAATAAAAAACAAATGCTCTTTGGCATAAATCAGGGGTCAACATTTGATGACTTAAGAATAGAGCATATGAAAAGAATCAGAGAAATTGACTGTGAGGGTTTTGCAATAGGCGGACTTGCAGTCGGCGAATCTAACGAAGAAATGTATCATATAATTGATGTTGTTGAGCCTTTTATGCCGGAGGATAAGCCAAGATATTTAATGGGGGTAGGCACTCCTGCAAATATTATCGAGGCAGTATCAAGAGGGGTAGATTTCTTTGACTGTGTTATGCCATCAAGAAATGCAAGGCACTCTCATCTTTTCACATCAAAAGGTATTATAAATCTTATGAACCAAAAATATGAATTAGACGACTCGCCTATTGACGAAAATTGCGACTGCGAAACATGTAAAAACTATTCAAGAGCCTATATAAGACATCTGTTTAAAGCAAAGGAAGCACTTGCTCTAAAACTTGCAGTTACCCATAATTTAAGATTTTATAATAAACTTATGGAAGATATAAGAAAACATATCAAAGAAGATACATTCTTAGAATTTAAAAAAGAAGCAGTTGAAAACTACTCCAGAAGACTATAATATAGTTATATTCGCCTGACGGCGAGTTATATTTGCCTTGCAAGTGATATTTGCTCTGCAAGTGATATTGCCTTTGGCAATTAGTTTGCTTATGTAATAACATAAGCAAATACCACTAAAACTAACAGTTTTAATATCACTTTTACCATTTGGTAAAAATATCACTCTTTACAAAGTAAAGAATATCACTTAAAAAATTAAAGTCTGAAACGGTTAAAATCGTTTCAGACTTTTTTAACATTCCCTTTTTTTAATCTATTCTTTTATCACCCATATAGAACAGCGCTACTGTTCCTCTTCCTGTATGAGAGCCTATAACTGCTCCGATATCATTAATTAAAACCTTACCTTTAAGAGCAGGTATTCTTTCTTCTACAAGGTCTTTTACTGCCTTTGCATCTTCTATACAATCTGAATGAGAAATAAAACATTCTCCGTTATATGAAGCACCGCCTTTAGCATGTTCTTCCATTGTGGCAACAATTTCTTTAATAACAGTTTTCTTGCCTCTTATTTTCTTTCTTGCTTCAAGTTTTCCTTCAAAACTTACATTAAGCAAAGGGCAAATTCCAAGGAGTGAGCCTAAAAGCGCAGACGCAGATGATACTCTTCCTCCCCTTTTTAAGTGAGTTAAATCAGAAGTAAAGAACCAGTGATGAACATTAAGCTTATTATCTTCTGCCCAGTTATAAACCTCGTCAATAGATTTTCCCTCATCTTTTAAATCGGCAATTTTTTTAACAAATAAACCGTATCCTGAAGAAGCAGCCAATGAATCAACTACCAGTATTTTTCTGTCAGGATATTTTTCACTAAGTTCTCTTGCTGCAATCTGGCAGGAATTAAATGAGCCTGAAATTCCTGAAGATAAGGAAATAAAGAGTATGTCTTTTCCCTCTTTTAAGTACTTTTCAAAAAACTCCATATGTTCATCAACATTTATCTGACAGGTGGTAGGCATTCCTCCGTCTGCTATTCTCTGATAAAAATCACTAAACGGATAACTTTCTCCAAAATCATCATCATACTGCTTGTCATCCAAAAGGAAATGAAAATATAAATATTTAATATCTCTTTCCTTAAAAAAAGCCTTTGGCATATCTGCAGTTGTTGCACATGCTAATATAAAATCATTCATATTTTAAGTGCCTCCTTTATCGCAGGTTATATTAAAGTATATGAGAACATTTCGTAATGGAGTTTACTTCCTACATCAGTATTAGGCGGTAAAAGCGCCATCGCAATAAATATCTCATTACCCTCTTCGTCTTTTAAATAGGCATATTCGCCCTCAATTTTTGTAACAATATAATCTTTTGGCTCCACTTAAATTACTTCCTTAATTTTTATACTTTTATTATATATAATTCTTAATATAGTGTCAACTTTTTTTATATGCTATGACACATTTATAATAAATTCATAAAATAATTGTAAGAAGATTTTTAAAAAGAGAGTGATAATATGAATTCCTGCACATTAACAACCTTTATAACAACTCTTGCAAATTCTCTGTCTTGTAAACTAAGCGAAGAGGAATTAACCTATCTGGCAGCAGTTCTTGTGCAGCTAGGGGATACTTTAGCAACTATTGCAACACATAAAGCATTTGAAAAAAATAATAATTCATCTGCTAATTAAAAGGAAAAAAGGTTACATTGTTATCCTTATCGCATATTCCAAGATAAATTTCTTTTGCGCTTTTAAATCTCTGGTCTTTTAACTGTTTTTCTAACCATTCTATATTAAACCCTAGGCGTTTTAAATTTTCATGCATAATTTGTCCGTCCATAATTATTTCGGTGTTAATTTCCTCTTGTTTAACGGATATATTCATATCCTCGGGTGTAATAGGTCTTTTACTGCTTTTTGGCAGTATGGTAAGATGCCCGTTATGTTCAAATACTGCTGTATTTATATCATTTAAATTAAAATATCCCTCCTGTCTTAACATTACCATAAATTCGCTTAATTCTAATTTGGCTTTTTTCATATTCTTTCTGTATAATTTCCCGTTATCCATAATAATAGTAGGCGTTCCGTTAATAAACTTTCTGCTTTTGGGAAATCTTAGTGTAATCCATGAAAGTCCTATCGATACCACTCCGTATATTATAATAGCAAGAAGAGGTTTCCAAAACATTTCTGAATCTATGGCAAGTTCTGCTGCTATTGAACCAATAGTAATACCACTGATATAATCAAAAAAATCAAGTTCAGCCATTTGTTTATGTCCCATAATTTTTGCCATAACAAATAAAGAAACCACCGATAACAAAGAGGTTAATAAAATTTTTATAAATTCCATAAAGAAACACTTCCTAAAATTTTTTTATCTTTCCATAGTATTCCATAATTTATTTTTTTTATTATATTTTTTTACACTAAAACTTTACACCTGACTTGACAGTTGTAAACAACTTTGTTATACTATACACTGTATATAAATTTGAAAAACAAAGGGATTTAGGGAGAATGGATCAGATAATTTACGATATCAATAAAATAAAAAAAGAAAAAAACGCCATAATTCTTGCTCATTTTTATGCGCCAAAAGAAGTGCAGGAAATAGCAGATTATGTAGGAGATTCTTTCTATCTTGCAAAAATTGCAAAGGAAACTGACAGTGAGATAATAGTATTTTGCGGAGTTTTATTTATGGGCGAGAGTGCCAAAATAATAAACCCGTCTAAAAAGGTGCTTATGCCTGATATTACTGCTGACTGCCCTATGGCTCATATGGTAAGTAAAGAAAAAATTAAAAAACTAAGAGAAGAATACAAAGACCTTGCAGTTGTATGCTATATAAATTCAACTGCTTCTTTAAAAAAACTAAGTGATGTTTGTGTAACCTCTTCCAATGCTCTTGATATTGTAAAAAAACTTCCTAATAAAAACATATTTTTTATTCCTGATAAAAATTTAGGAAGATTTGTTAAAGATAATATCAAGGATAAAAATATCATATTAAATGACGGTTACTGCCCTATCCACGAAAAGATAAGCGTAGATGAGGTTAAAAAACTAAAGGCCCTATACCCTGATGCTAAAATACTTGCCCATCCTGAGTGTAATGATGATGTATGCAAAATGGCAGACTTTTTGGGAAGCACTTTAGATATTATAAACTATGCAAATAGTGATTCTTGTAATAAATATATCATTCTTACCGAAGTGGGAGTTTTATATCAGTTAAAGAAGAATAATCCTGAAAAGGAATTTTATTTTACAGACCCTGCGCCTATATGCAAAGATATGAAACTTAACACACTTAATAAAATATTAAATGTGCTTAAAAATGAAGAAAACGAAGTAGTTTTAAATAAAGAAGACATATTGGATGCATTACTGCCTCTTGACAGAATGCTTGAAAGAAAGAATTAAAAGTTAAGTTATGATTAAAGAAATTTATACCGACATTGTAATAGCAGGATGCGGAGTAAGCGGTCTGTACGCTTCTCTTAACCTTAAAAAAGATAAAAAAATAATAATTTTATCTAAAACAAAAAAAGAAGAGAGCGATTCTTTCCTTGCGCAAGGTGGAATCTGCGTTAAAAAAGATGAAAATGATTTTGAAAGTTTTTATGAAGATACACTAAAGGCAGGACATTTCGAAAACAGTCCTCAGTCTGTTACAACTATGATTAACTCATCAGTTGATATAATAAATGACCTTGAAAAATACGGTGTAAGATTTAATAAAGATAAAGATGGTAATTTCGAGTATACCAAAGAGGGTGCACATTCTAAGCCGCGTATTCTTTATCATAAAGACGAAACGGGGAAAGAAATAACCTCTTCCCTTTTATCAGAAGTTGAAAAAAGAGATAATATAACACTTTTGGAATACTATACAATGGTTGATATATTAACAGAGGATAACACTTGTTACGGTATAGTATGCCACGATTTAGATATGAATTTTTACATAATATATGCTGATTATACCATTCTTGCAACAGGAGGTATCGGAGGGCTTTTTACCCATTCAACCAATTTCCCTCACCTTACGGGAGATTCTCTTGCAATATGTTATAAGCATAATATTCCTCTTAAAAATGTTGACTATATCCAGATTCATCCTACCACTTTTTATACTGATAAAAAGGAAAGAAGTTTTTTAATATCCGAATCGGTGCGTGGAGAGGGCGCACTTTTATATAACCATAAAGGAGAAAGATTTGTTGATGAACTTCTGCCAAGGGATGTTGTGGCAGATGCTATATTTAAGGAAATGGAAAAAGAAAAGAAAGATTTTATGTGGCTTTCTTTAGAAAATATAGAAAAGGAAGAAATTATAAACCACTTTCCTAATATTTACTATTACTGCAAAGAAAGGGGCATAAATTTACCAGAAGATAAAATTCCTGTTGTTCCTGCCCAGCATTATTATATGGGTGGAATAGAAATAGACCTTGACGGTTGCACCTTAAATAAAAGGTTATATGCAGCAGGAGAAACAGCATGTAACAATGTTCACGGTAAAAACCGACTTGCAAGTAATTCTCTGTTAGAAAGTTTGGTATTTGCAAAAAGAGCGGCAACCCATATAAATAATAACTATCAAAAAATTGAGAATAAGAAATTTGAAATTAACATTAAAGATTACGATAACTATAAAGAAGAATATGAAAAGATAATAAAAAATGAGATTTAAAAAGGAGAAATTTATATGAACAGTATCACTATGTTACTAAATGCAGACGACCTTATATTAAACGCATTAAAAGAAGATATAACCAGCGAAGATATTACAACAAATTCTGTTATGCCCCACTATCAGAAAGGACAGGTAGAACTTATTGCAAAACAGGAGGGTGTAATTGCAGGACTTGATGTATTTAAAAGAGTTTTTGAACTTCTTGATAAAAACACAGAATTTGAATTTTTCTTTAAAGACGGAGATTTAGTAAAACCTAAAGATTTAATAGGTATTATTAAAGGAGATATAAGAGTTCTTTTATCAGGAGAAAGAACTGCTCTTAACTATCTTCAAAGAATGAGTGGTATTGCAACCTATACTAAAGAAATTGTAACTCTTTTGGAAGGGTCAAAAACAAAACTTTTAGACACAAGAAAAACCACTCCTAATATGAGAATTTTTGAAAAATACGCTGTTAAAGCAGGTGGAGGAAATAACCACAGATATAATTTAAGCGACGGTATACTTTTAAAAGATAACCATATCGGCGCTGCGGGAAGCGTTGCAAATGCTGTTAAAATGGCAAAAGAATATGCTCCTTTTGTAAGAAAAATAGAAATTGAGGTTGAAAACCTTGATATGTTAAAAGAAGCACTTGATGCAGGTGCAGATATTGTAATGCTTGATAATATGAGTGTCGAGGATATGAAAGAAGCAGTTAAAATGGCTAAAGGAAGAGCAGAAACCGAATGCAGTGGTAATGTTACCAAAGAAAATATAAAACTTCTTTTAGATATTGGAGTAGACTATATTTCAAGTGGTGCTCTAACCCACTCTGCTCCGATTCTTGACTTATCCTTAAAAAATTTACATGCTATATAGGAGGATATATTTGTGAAAGCCGATGAAAGAAGAAAACAGCTTTTTGCAATTTTAACTTCTAAGAAATATGCCATATCAGGCAGTGAACTTGCTAAAAAACTAAACTGCTCAAGGCAGATTATAGTTTCTGATATTGCAATGCTAAAGGCTTCGGGGTATGATATTATTGCCACAAATAAGGGGTATATTATAAATAAAAGTCCACTTCCTGAACGCGTTTTTAAAGTAAGGCATCAAAGCGATAAAACAAAGGATGAACTTACCCTTATTGTAAATTGTGGTGGAATAGTTTCAGATGTATTTGTATGGCATAAAGTATATGGTAAAGTAAAGGCTGACCTTAATTTATTTTCTCATACAGGGATAGATAAATATATGGACCTTATAAAAAGCGGAAAATCATCCGAACTTATGCATATTACAGACGGATACCATTATCACACCGTAAAAGCCGACTCACAGGAAATTTTAGACAAAATAGAAGAAGCACTAAAGAGTGCAAACTACTTAGTACCTGAAATTTAAAAAACTTTATCTTTGTTCAACATATAAAGACGCACTTTCTTAAAGAAGTGCGTCTTTGTTATATTTGCCAAAAACAGCAAATTTCTTATAATGGATATAAGGGACAAAAAATCATCTTTTGAATTTATTTATCCATTCTAAAATATGATCATATTTCATATTACCTGATGCAACTGATAGACCAAAGTCAACCACATCTGCATTAGTGCAATTCATTTTTATACCCTCTGCTTCCAGAAATGTGAGCATAACATATACACCTATTCTCTTATTTCCATCGACAAAAGCATGATTAGATATTAAAGAAAAACCAAGACTTGCTGCTTTTTCCTCTTTTGTTTTATATAGTTCTTCTCCGCTGAATGTAACATAGGCATTGTTAAGAGCACTTTCTAAAAGTCCAATATCCCTTACGCCAACACTGCCTCCCGTTTCTTCTGCTATTAATTGATGCAAAAGCAAAACCTTTTCTTTACTCAACTTAATCATTTAGCCAACTCCTCAAAGGCAGGTTTGAATCTATTCATAATTCTCTTTGCAGCTACATCAATTTTCTCATCGTCGGTAATATCAAAATAAGAATTTGAATCTATATCAATAAGCAAAAATTTGGGTTTGTTGTTTTTAAATATAACCGCTTGACCATTATTTTCCGCAACTTTAGCAACCTTCGAAAAATTTTGATTTGCTTCTGTCATTGTTGTAATGGTTTCAGTATTTATATTCATAATTACCTCCTATTTTTTATACAATAAATATATCCTACAATTTGTATTATATACAAATTGTAGGATAATGTCAACCTATAATTTCACATGTAATTTTATAAAAACTGCATAATTTAGATGCTAATCAATTTAGCGATATACTCACTTCGTTCGTGCGATATATTTTCGCTCCTCTCAAATGCGATATAACTCCATTTCATTCCGTTGCGATATGCTATAAATTCCTTTTCATTTTTGACATATCTCGCCTATGGCGAGAATATTCAAAAATATATCGCATTACGAAGTAATATATCGCACCGAAAGGTATATCGCAAATTCCGCAGGAATTTATATCGTTGCGGTCGCAGACCGCAAAACCTCCCATTATCTTAAAATAATTATTCGTACTCTTCCACCAGAACTGTCAGATGCGTCATAGAAAGCCTGAACTCTGTATTTTGAGAAATTGGTTACTGCCTCTGTTAAGGTTGAAAGAACATAATCAAAAGAAGAATTTACTGTATATACAGTAACATTATCGGATATAGTATGTTTTACCCCTTTTGAGTCGTACAAATATCCATAGGAAAGTTCTTCTACATTATCAACTGATGACATTGCATAAATGCCTTCAAGTTGATTATTTCTTATATCAAATTTTCCAAATGTTTTGGCATTAAATGTAAAGTATGTGCCTGTTGATTTTTCCACACCGTCTACAAGGTAGCGTGTTCCTCCTATTTCGGATGCAGAAATTATCATACCGTATTTGTAAAGGTCGCCTGTTACATCTTTTAATATTAAAGATGAAATTTCTCCCTTTTCATTTTTACCGCAATATAACACATCGCTCTCTTTTATTGTAACACCGTCAAGTCTTGGAGGGTAAATTTTTAAATACTCTCCGTTTTCGGATACTTTAGTATCCTTAACATCAATAATTGAAATATCAGGAGCAATTTTTAAATTGCCAAAATATCCTGACTGATAGTTAAATAAACCTGACGCCCCACCGTAATTTACTGCCTGAGCAGTTGCAATCTCGTCTTTAAATGTAAGTTTTACAACTTTTCCTCTTAGACTGTCATATGTTTTACTGGTTTCAAATTCATAAGTGTTTCCGTCCGGTGTGGCAACGCTTATATAATAAGAAGTATACTTTTCATTATTTACAGTGTATTCTTTTAAGCCAGAAGACAGAGCGTATGCATAAATTGTCTCAAAAGAAGCTCCGCCTGACAGGATATCGGCTATTTTCCCGTCCTTTCCAAGAAGCACTGTAACTGCCTGACCTAACTTTAAAGTGCCCAAAGAAGAGAATTTTGTATACGCATCTATTCCCTCTATTTCATAGGTTACACCTGAAATTTTAACAGAAGACGGAGTTTCCTGATTTGGAATTGCCTCTTCAAATATACCTGTTCTTTTTTCTGAATATGCCCAGATTGTATTAAGATTTTTAGAATAATAGATAATATCGTTTATATTTATATCGTTTTTATTTACCTTGTTTCCACCCTTTAATATAGTCGCACTGTCAATATTAACAGGTAAGGTAGCAAAGATACTTACGCCTGATACTCTGATTGGCCCTTTTAAATCTTCATCATCAACAAATATATATCTTATCTGCCCACTACTGTCTTTTATTACCTTTATACTGTTTCCCACAGTTATTTTAGGTAAAACTGCGCTGTATGTTGACTGATTGTTTTTATAATATGTAATAACATCATCACTTAAGTTAATAATTTCATTTCTTCCGTTTTTATTTACAATTATATCGTCGCTAAGTACACCTGCTACTGCATAAACCTCTTCGTTTTTATTGTCAGCAAAAAAGCCTACAAGGTCTTTATTGTTTTTTACTATTATATCTCCCTGGCTTTCTATATTAGAAAAATCAAAATTATCTTTTACATTAAAAGTTCCCAAAGATGTTACAACAGTATCTTTTTTAATACTTGCATCCTGATAGTATGAAGAAACAAGTACAACATCTTCTATCAGTTTATATCCTAATGTTTCAATATAAGTGGTTCCGTTTTTTCCCTCTTCATTTAAGGTATTATAAATGATAGTTATGGCATCTTTTCTTGTAAGATGCTCTCCAACCTTTGCATCTACATTATCCAAAATTCCAATATTTGTTGCAAGGCCTATCTGCCCATATGGCCATTCTGAGCCGAAATCTTCGCTTGTATAGCCCATAAGTTTTAAGGCAATAGTTACAGCTTCTTCCATAAGCACATAAGAGTCAGGGCGAAATGTTGAATCAGGATATCCTGTTACCAGCCTGTTTGTCGCTGCAACCTTTATATACCCTGCTGCCCAATGTGTGCGTGGAACATCGGCAAAAGGAGATGTATTTGTTCCTATCGGAACGCTGTTTTTATAATTAGATGATGCTACTACAATTTTAGCAAACTGCGCACGGGTAAGATTAGAATCAAGGTCATAATCTCCTCCTTTTGAAGCATCTCCATGTATAATATCAAGTTTGTTAAGAAAGTCTGCCATATCATAAGGCGTATATTCTTTAGCCGAAACTTTTAATAGGCCTAATGGT harbors:
- the tgt gene encoding tRNA guanosine(34) transglycosylase Tgt → MFKLIKKCSKARLGEFHTPHGVIETPVFMNVGTCAAIKGGVSTLDLKNMGTQVQLSNTYHLHVRPGDEIIKKLGGLHKFMNWDKPILTDSGGFQVFSLSKLRKITEEGVYFNSHIDGRKIFMGPKESIKIQSNLASTIAMAFDECIENPSPYKYVKDSIERTTRWLEICRKEMDRLNSLDDTINKKQMLFGINQGSTFDDLRIEHMKRIREIDCEGFAIGGLAVGESNEEMYHIIDVVEPFMPEDKPRYLMGVGTPANIIEAVSRGVDFFDCVMPSRNARHSHLFTSKGIINLMNQKYELDDSPIDENCDCETCKNYSRAYIRHLFKAKEALALKLAVTHNLRFYNKLMEDIRKHIKEDTFLEFKKEAVENYSRRL
- a CDS encoding DegV family protein, with product MNDFILACATTADMPKAFFKERDIKYLYFHFLLDDKQYDDDFGESYPFSDFYQRIADGGMPTTCQINVDEHMEFFEKYLKEGKDILFISLSSGISGSFNSCQIAARELSEKYPDRKILVVDSLAASSGYGLFVKKIADLKDEGKSIDEVYNWAEDNKLNVHHWFFTSDLTHLKRGGRVSSASALLGSLLGICPLLNVSFEGKLEARKKIRGKKTVIKEIVATMEEHAKGGASYNGECFISHSDCIEDAKAVKDLVEERIPALKGKVLINDIGAVIGSHTGRGTVALFYMGDKRID
- a CDS encoding DUF421 domain-containing protein encodes the protein MEFIKILLTSLLSVVSLFVMAKIMGHKQMAELDFFDYISGITIGSIAAELAIDSEMFWKPLLAIIIYGVVSIGLSWITLRFPKSRKFINGTPTIIMDNGKLYRKNMKKAKLELSEFMVMLRQEGYFNLNDINTAVFEHNGHLTILPKSSKRPITPEDMNISVKQEEINTEIIMDGQIMHENLKRLGFNIEWLEKQLKDQRFKSAKEIYLGICDKDNNVTFFPFN
- the nadA gene encoding quinolinate synthase NadA, whose translation is MDQIIYDINKIKKEKNAIILAHFYAPKEVQEIADYVGDSFYLAKIAKETDSEIIVFCGVLFMGESAKIINPSKKVLMPDITADCPMAHMVSKEKIKKLREEYKDLAVVCYINSTASLKKLSDVCVTSSNALDIVKKLPNKNIFFIPDKNLGRFVKDNIKDKNIILNDGYCPIHEKISVDEVKKLKALYPDAKILAHPECNDDVCKMADFLGSTLDIINYANSDSCNKYIILTEVGVLYQLKKNNPEKEFYFTDPAPICKDMKLNTLNKILNVLKNEENEVVLNKEDILDALLPLDRMLERKN
- a CDS encoding L-aspartate oxidase; protein product: MIKEIYTDIVIAGCGVSGLYASLNLKKDKKIIILSKTKKEESDSFLAQGGICVKKDENDFESFYEDTLKAGHFENSPQSVTTMINSSVDIINDLEKYGVRFNKDKDGNFEYTKEGAHSKPRILYHKDETGKEITSSLLSEVEKRDNITLLEYYTMVDILTEDNTCYGIVCHDLDMNFYIIYADYTILATGGIGGLFTHSTNFPHLTGDSLAICYKHNIPLKNVDYIQIHPTTFYTDKKERSFLISESVRGEGALLYNHKGERFVDELLPRDVVADAIFKEMEKEKKDFMWLSLENIEKEEIINHFPNIYYYCKERGINLPEDKIPVVPAQHYYMGGIEIDLDGCTLNKRLYAAGETACNNVHGKNRLASNSLLESLVFAKRAATHINNNYQKIENKKFEINIKDYDNYKEEYEKIIKNEI
- the nadC gene encoding carboxylating nicotinate-nucleotide diphosphorylase, with the protein product MNSITMLLNADDLILNALKEDITSEDITTNSVMPHYQKGQVELIAKQEGVIAGLDVFKRVFELLDKNTEFEFFFKDGDLVKPKDLIGIIKGDIRVLLSGERTALNYLQRMSGIATYTKEIVTLLEGSKTKLLDTRKTTPNMRIFEKYAVKAGGGNNHRYNLSDGILLKDNHIGAAGSVANAVKMAKEYAPFVRKIEIEVENLDMLKEALDAGADIVMLDNMSVEDMKEAVKMAKGRAETECSGNVTKENIKLLLDIGVDYISSGALTHSAPILDLSLKNLHAI
- a CDS encoding type II toxin-antitoxin system death-on-curing family toxin encodes the protein MIKLSKEKVLLLHQLIAEETGGSVGVRDIGLLESALNNAYVTFSGEELYKTKEEKAASLGFSLISNHAFVDGNKRIGVYVMLTFLEAEGIKMNCTNADVVDFGLSVASGNMKYDHILEWINKFKR
- a CDS encoding type II toxin-antitoxin system Phd/YefM family antitoxin — translated: MNINTETITTMTEANQNFSKVAKVAENNGQAVIFKNNKPKFLLIDIDSNSYFDITDDEKIDVAAKRIMNRFKPAFEELAK
- a CDS encoding S-layer homology domain-containing protein; its protein translation is MKRILCFMLVVSMFLPLGLLKVSAKEYTPYDMADFLNKLDIIHGDASKGGDYDLDSNLTRAQFAKIVVASSNYKNSVPIGTNTSPFADVPRTHWAAGYIKVAATNRLVTGYPDSTFRPDSYVLMEEAVTIALKLMGYTSEDFGSEWPYGQIGLATNIGILDNVDAKVGEHLTRKDAITIIYNTLNEEGKNGTTYIETLGYKLIEDVVLVSSYYQDASIKKDTVVTSLGTFNVKDNFDFSNIESQGDIIVKNNKDLVGFFADNKNEEVYAVAGVLSDDIIVNKNGRNEIINLSDDVITYYKNNQSTYSAVLPKITVGNSIKVIKDSSGQIRYIFVDDEDLKGPIRVSGVSIFATLPVNIDSATILKGGNKVNKNDININDIIYYSKNLNTIWAYSEKRTGIFEEAIPNQETPSSVKISGVTYEIEGIDAYTKFSSLGTLKLGQAVTVLLGKDGKIADILSGGASFETIYAYALSSGLKEYTVNNEKYTSYYISVATPDGNTYEFETSKTYDSLRGKVVKLTFKDEIATAQAVNYGGASGLFNYQSGYFGNLKIAPDISIIDVKDTKVSENGEYLKIYPPRLDGVTIKESDVLYCGKNEKGEISSLILKDVTGDLYKYGMIISASEIGGTRYLVDGVEKSTGTYFTFNAKTFGKFDIRNNQLEGIYAMSSVDNVEELSYGYLYDSKGVKHTISDNVTVYTVNSSFDYVLSTLTEAVTNFSKYRVQAFYDASDSSGGRVRIIILR